Below is a window of Geomonas oryzisoli DNA.
TGCTGGCGACGCGGCAGCCGTACTGCGTGGCCAGGGCCTGGGCCAGTTCCTCGCCGGTGACCAGTTCCAGGTCCTCCAGCACGGTGCCGAAGCGCTTGCCGAGCTTTTTGGACAGCACCAGCATCCGCTCCACCGTCTTCTCGGAGAGCAGCCCGTTCTCGATGAATATTTCACCCAGCTTTTTTCGTCTTTCCATAACACGCTCCCCATCCCGGGGTTAACTGTAGCTCGGGGAGAGAAAAAAACCACGCTGGGGGCCGAAAAGCTATTCCGCGACCACCGTCGCCCCGCTCCCAACCTTCCCGGCCAACTGCTGCGCCTCCGGCTTCGACAGGTGATGCCCTACCCTGATCCGGTACCAGACTCCCTTGTCCTGTAGCTTCGATTCCACCAGGTATGCGGCCACGCCCTTGGCGACGAGCTTGGCGCGCACCGCGTCCGCCTCTTTCCTGTCCTTGTACGAAGCGACCTGCACCAGGTAGCGTGCTTCGCCACCCTGCTTTTCGGCGGCAGGCTTCTCCGCGCCGGCGTCCGTGGCCTTGTCCCCGGTTTTCTCCGCGGCTTTGGCCTCCGGCGCCTTGGCGGGTACGGCGGCAGCGGCCGGCTTTGCGGAGGCCGGCTCGGCAACGTGCGCCGCGGTCGCGGCCGGTGCGGCGGCTGCCGCCTTGGACTGCACTTCGGGAAGCTTCGTGTTGATGCCGCTGCCCATGGCCCCCTTCCCTCCTGAGGGAAGGGTCTTGTAGAAGGTAAGCGGGACCTCGGGGGCGGGCTGCCCCGGCTGGCCGGGTTGGCCCGCCTGTCCTGCTTGAGCGGGTGCCGCCGGTTGCGCCACGGGTGCGGCCTGCGCCTTCTGCTGAGCTGCGGCCTGCGCCGCGGCGAGGGCCTTGGGATCAACCTTCCCCTTGAACAGGAACCACCCGGTCAGCACACCTGCCCCGTACCCCAGGGCGAGCAGCAGCAGACCGACCACCGCGAAGGTGCCGATCGGCTCCCGGCGGGGACGGTTCTTCTGCACGGGTTTGACGCGCTCGGCGCTTTCCCTGACCGCCCTCATCTTTTCGCTGTAGTCAAGCCGCATGCGCCCCTCCTACATCCTCTCCGGAGCCGACATCCCGAGCACGGTCAGCGCGTTCTTCAAGGTCACGGCGACGCAGTGCAGCAGGAACAGACGGGCCTGGGTGAGCTCGGGCTCCTCGGGGGTGATCACCCTGCTCTTGTTATAGAAGCTGTGGAACTCGCCGGCCAGGTCCTGCAGGTAGTAAGTGATCCGGTGCGGTTCGAAGTTGACCGCCGCCCCCTCCAGGATCTCCGGGTAGAGGGAGAGCTTCTTGATGAGGCTCATATCGTCGGCGCTCTCCAGCAGCTCCAGACGCACCCCGTCGAAGTTCGGCTCCACGCCGCGCTCTTTGGCCGTGTCGAAGATGCTCCTGATCCTGGCGTGGGCGTACTGCACGTAGTAGACCGGGTTGTCGTTGCTCTGGCGCTTGGCGAGCTCGAGATCGAAATCGAGCTGGCTGTCGGAGCGGCGCATCAGGAAGAAGAAGCGGGCGGCGTCGCGGCCGACCTCGTCCACAACCTCCTTCAGCGTCACGAACTCGCCGCTTCTGGTGGACATGGCCACCGGCTGGCCGTCGCGCAAAAGCGATACCAGTTGTACCAGGATGATGCCGAGGTCGTCGGCCTTGCGCCCCAGTCCCTGCACCACGCTCTTCAGCCTCGGCACGTAGCCGTGGTGGTCGGCGCCCCAGACGTCGATGACCCAGTCGAAGCCGCGCGCGTACTTGTCGCGGTGGTAGGCGATGTCGGAAGCGAAGTAAGTGGTGACGCCGTTACTTCTGACTACCACGCGGTCCTTGTCGTCGCCAAACGCCGTGGTTCTGAACCAGAGCGCTCCTTCCTGCTCGTATATGTGCCCCTTCTCCTGCATTTCGGCGATGGCCGAGGTGACCTTGCCGTCATCGAAGAGCGACTGCTCGGAGAACCAGTTGTCGAAGCGGATGCCGAAGTCCTGCAGGTCGTCGTCGATCCCCTTGAGGATCAGATCGCCCCCCATCTTGGCGAAGAAGGAAACGCCCTCCTCCTGCGGAGCCTTCAGAAAGCGGTCGCCGTGCTTGGTGATGGCGTCCCGTGCGATGTCCTTGATGTAGTCGCCCTGGTAGCAGTTCTCGGGGAACTCGATCTTCTCGCCCAGCAGTTCCTTGTAGCGCAACAGTCCGGAGAGCCCCAAGGTGTTCATCTGGTTGCCGGCGTCGTTGATGTAGTACTCGCGCTGCACGTCGAAGCCGGCGGCGGAGAGGAGGGAGGCGACGGCATCACCGGTCGCGGCGCCGCGGCCGTGGCCGATATGCAGCGGACCGGTCGGGTTGGCGCTGACGAACTCGACCTGCACCCGCTTGCCGGCGCCGACCTTGCTCTTGCCGTACTGGTCGCCGGCTCGGTCGATCGTGGTGAGGACCTGCCTCCAAGCCGCGTCCTTGACGAAGAAGTTGATGAAACCGGGGCCGGCGATCTCGACGGACTGGATCAGGTCCGACGCCTCGGCGAGCTTCTTGACCAGGGCCTCCGCGACGGCGCGCGGCGCCTTGCGCTCCTGCTTGGCCATCTGCATGGCGACGTTGGTAGCGAAATCTCCGTGCTCGGCGTGTGCCGGCTTCTCCACGTTGATGGCCGGAACCACACCAGAGGTGAGCGTGCCGTCGGCGAAACACCCCTCGATTCCCTTCAGGATGCATGCGCGCAGCTGCTCCTTCATATCTTCTCCTCCCTTTCCTTATCCTTTTCCGCGTCGGGCACGGGTTTTATGGTCACGTCGCGTGTGAAGTCCGGGCAGCGGGCGCCGCCGTCGGGCACGCAGAATTTCTTGGAGCAGTGTTCGCGCCAGGCGCAGACCACGCAATGCTGTTTTCCTGTCTGAGTCATGCTGATTACCTCGAATGCCCGCCTGGGGCTTGCGTTACTTGCCGGAGTGCGGTGCCGGCTGTGCGGGCTGAGCCGGTTTGGCAGCCGACGCTCCCTGTGCCGCCGGTGCGACGGGCGCGGGCACCTGCGCAGCTCCCTGGGCCGGAGTCCCGGCAGCGGCGGGCTTGCCCCCCCCCGGGAACTGGTAGATCACCTCGTTGCTGCGCACCAGGCCGAAGTCGCGCCTGGCGATGCTCTCCAGGTAGCGCCGGTCCGACTGCAGCGCGGCGATCTCCCGCTTCAGCTTGTCGTTTTCCTCTTTCAACTCGTTCAGGCGCTTCTGCGTCTCGTCGAGGTCGCGGTGCAGGTGGTTGATGCGCAGCAGCCCCCGGTCACCGAAGACGGTGAAGCCGAGGATGAAGATGATTACCGCTGCCGGTACTAAAAAAAATCGTTTCTGCATGCGTTCCTATGCCGAGGTGAGGACGGACCGGAAATAGTCGATGGTCTGCTTGAGCCCGTCGTCCACGCTCACCGTGGGTTCCCAGCCCAGCATCTGCTTGGCCAGCGAGATGTCCGGCTGCCTCTGTTTCGGGTCATCGGCCGGCAGTGGGCGGTACACGATGCGCGAGGTGGACCCGGTGAGGGCGATGATCTTCTTGGCGAATTCCAGGATGGTCGTCTCCGCGGGGTTGCCGAGGTTGACCGGGCCGGTGAATCCGGGGGTCTCCATCATGCGCATCATCCCCTCCACGAGGTCGGAGACGAAGCAGAAGGAACGGGTCTGCTCCCCCCCGCCGTAGACGGTGATGTCCTCGCCCTTGAGGGCCTGGAGGATGAAGTTGGAGACCACGCGGCCGTCATTCTCGGCCATCTTGGGGCCGTAGGTATTGAAGATCCTGATGATCCTGACGTCCACGTGATTCTGGCGGTGGTAGTCCATCATCAGGGTTTCGGCGACGCGTTTCCCCTCGTCGTAGCAGCTTCTCAGCCCCAGGGTGTTGACGTTGCCCCAGTACGCCTCCGTCTGCGGATGCACCTGCGGGTCGCCGTACACCTCGGAGGTGGAGGCCTGCAGGATCCTGGCCCTCACCCTCTTGGCGATCCCCAGCATGTTGATGGCGCCCATGACGCTGGTCTTGGTGGTCTTCACGGGGTTGTACTGGTAGTGGATCGGCGAGGCGGGGCAGGCCAGGTTGTAGATCCGGTCCACCTCGAGGAGGATGGGCTCGGTAACATCGTGGCGGATCAGCTCGAAGGAGCGGTGGTCCAGCATATGCGCGATGTTGCGTTTGCTGCCGGTGAAGAAGTTGTCGAGGCAGATGACATCATGCCCTTCCCTCAGGAGCCTCTCGCAAAGATGTGACCCAATGAACCCGGCGCCGCCGGTGACCAGTATGCGCATAAAACCTCTCAAAACCCGTTCGACGTTCAACGTTCGACAGGTTCCCTGCCTTTGAATAACTGCACCTTGGCGGCTGAGACATCAGGTGCCGCCAGGAAGAAAAGAACCAACGCAAAAAACTGGACGAACGTTGAACGTTTAACGTTGAACGGCCGTTATTGCATCTCGCAGGACGCAGCGCCGTTTCTGCCGATGGGGTAGTACTCGTAGCCGATCTCGCGCATCCGCTCAGGCTGGTACAGGTTGCGGCCGTCGAAGATGAGCGGGTTGATCAGGAGCGTCTTGATCCTCTCGAAGTCGGGGTTGCGGTATTCGTTCCACTCGGTGATGATCACCAGGGCGTCGGCTCCCTTGAGCGGTTCGTACTGGTTCATGTGGTAGCCGATCCGGTCGCCGAAGTGTTTCTTCGCCTCGTTGAGCGCCTCGGGATCGTGGGCCCGCACGGTGGCGCCCAGTTCCAGCAGCCGGTTGATGATGGTCAGCGAGGGAGCCTCCCTCATGTCGTCGGTGCGCGGCTTGAAAGAAAGCCCCCAGACCGCGATGCTCTTGCCCGCCAGCGGCTGGTCGCCCCCCTGCCCCAGATGACGTTCGATCTTGTCGGAGAGGATGCGCTTCTGGCGCTCGTTGGCCTCTTCCACCGCCTTCAGCAGGATGAAGTCGTAGCTGCACTCGTCAGCGGTCCTCGCCAGCGCCTTCACATCCTTCGGGAAGCAGGAGCCGCCGTAGCCGACGCCGGGGAAGAGGAAGTCGTAGCCGATACGGGAGTCGGAGCCGATCCCTTCGCGCACGGCCATCACGTCCGCACCCATAAGCTCGCAGAGGTTGGCGATCTGGTTCATGAAGGTGATGCGGGTGGCCAGCATGGCGTTGGCGGCGTACTTGGTCATCTCGGCGCTTCTGATATCCATGACCAGCATCCGGTTGGACTTGCGCATGAAGGCCGAGTACAGCTCTTTCATGATTTCGGCGGTGCGCACGTTGTCGGTGCCGATCACCACGCGGTCGGGTTTCATGAAGTCATCG
It encodes the following:
- a CDS encoding SPOR domain-containing protein; this translates as MRLDYSEKMRAVRESAERVKPVQKNRPRREPIGTFAVVGLLLLALGYGAGVLTGWFLFKGKVDPKALAAAQAAAQQKAQAAPVAQPAAPAQAGQAGQPGQPGQPAPEVPLTFYKTLPSGGKGAMGSGINTKLPEVQSKAAAAAPAATAAHVAEPASAKPAAAAVPAKAPEAKAAEKTGDKATDAGAEKPAAEKQGGEARYLVQVASYKDRKEADAVRAKLVAKGVAAYLVESKLQDKGVWYRIRVGHHLSKPEAQQLAGKVGSGATVVAE
- the argS gene encoding arginine--tRNA ligase codes for the protein MKEQLRACILKGIEGCFADGTLTSGVVPAINVEKPAHAEHGDFATNVAMQMAKQERKAPRAVAEALVKKLAEASDLIQSVEIAGPGFINFFVKDAAWRQVLTTIDRAGDQYGKSKVGAGKRVQVEFVSANPTGPLHIGHGRGAATGDAVASLLSAAGFDVQREYYINDAGNQMNTLGLSGLLRYKELLGEKIEFPENCYQGDYIKDIARDAITKHGDRFLKAPQEEGVSFFAKMGGDLILKGIDDDLQDFGIRFDNWFSEQSLFDDGKVTSAIAEMQEKGHIYEQEGALWFRTTAFGDDKDRVVVRSNGVTTYFASDIAYHRDKYARGFDWVIDVWGADHHGYVPRLKSVVQGLGRKADDLGIILVQLVSLLRDGQPVAMSTRSGEFVTLKEVVDEVGRDAARFFFLMRRSDSQLDFDLELAKRQSNDNPVYYVQYAHARIRSIFDTAKERGVEPNFDGVRLELLESADDMSLIKKLSLYPEILEGAAVNFEPHRITYYLQDLAGEFHSFYNKSRVITPEEPELTQARLFLLHCVAVTLKNALTVLGMSAPERM
- a CDS encoding FtsB family cell division protein, yielding MQKRFFLVPAAVIIFILGFTVFGDRGLLRINHLHRDLDETQKRLNELKEENDKLKREIAALQSDRRYLESIARRDFGLVRSNEVIYQFPGGGKPAAAGTPAQGAAQVPAPVAPAAQGASAAKPAQPAQPAPHSGK
- a CDS encoding UDP-glucuronic acid decarboxylase family protein; the encoded protein is MRILVTGGAGFIGSHLCERLLREGHDVICLDNFFTGSKRNIAHMLDHRSFELIRHDVTEPILLEVDRIYNLACPASPIHYQYNPVKTTKTSVMGAINMLGIAKRVRARILQASTSEVYGDPQVHPQTEAYWGNVNTLGLRSCYDEGKRVAETLMMDYHRQNHVDVRIIRIFNTYGPKMAENDGRVVSNFILQALKGEDITVYGGGEQTRSFCFVSDLVEGMMRMMETPGFTGPVNLGNPAETTILEFAKKIIALTGSTSRIVYRPLPADDPKQRQPDISLAKQMLGWEPTVSVDDGLKQTIDYFRSVLTSA
- a CDS encoding UDP-glucose dehydrogenase family protein, encoding MKVCVIGSGYVGLVAGTCFAESGNDVICVDVDQQKIEGLKRGVIPIYEPGLKEMVLRNGEEGRLKFTTDLDAAVKESLVCFIAVGTPPGADGSADLQYVLSVARNIGRSMESFKIIVDKSTVPVGTADKVRAAVKEELAERGVHIEFDVVSNPEFLKEGAAIDDFMKPDRVVIGTDNVRTAEIMKELYSAFMRKSNRMLVMDIRSAEMTKYAANAMLATRITFMNQIANLCELMGADVMAVREGIGSDSRIGYDFLFPGVGYGGSCFPKDVKALARTADECSYDFILLKAVEEANERQKRILSDKIERHLGQGGDQPLAGKSIAVWGLSFKPRTDDMREAPSLTIINRLLELGATVRAHDPEALNEAKKHFGDRIGYHMNQYEPLKGADALVIITEWNEYRNPDFERIKTLLINPLIFDGRNLYQPERMREIGYEYYPIGRNGAASCEMQ